The genomic interval ctgattgaagtcccctcctctccaaGCTTCTGATGTTTGGACTGGCTACTGGTCGAAGCAATATTACGCTGCTGTGACCCACACCAGCCTTTTATCCTCGGATACTGGACCTGATTGAACCCCCCTCCTCTCCAAGCTTCTGAGCTCTGGTTtggccactggtcaaagctctattcaTTTCATCTCTTGATAAACCACCGTTCTCTTAGATTTTGCTCAAAGCGTGTTTTTGATGTTGAAAAACAATATGCTACTTCTATATTTGGCATATCATTAGAAAGCTGAGCTGAAGATATGTTCTGTTTCTGGGTCCAGCCCACACATTATTGCTTTCACTACAGTGGTACTGTGGTAGCTGGTAGGATTCCCATGTGCTAATCACAGCGTGATCAATTCCTGTGAATTAGCTATAGATTtcaatggggtaaagttcagaatctgctcTTCTGAATAGTCCTGACCGTGTTTCTCAGCCCATGCCCAACCAAGATATAACTGccccactttatgtaccttcaggcaaAGAGTCAGGTTTTGACTGATCACACCATTACTTGCCCCTTTGTTGATCACTATGCTTCAGGTTGGACTTAAACAACAACTTAAATCCTCAATGAAAATGGCCAGAAGGAAAGTGTAGACAATATtgtgtggagtatctgaaatgAAGGTTATACCAGCACCAACAGCAGCCAATGTGTCttttctgtgattttttttcaaaaaaggcAATGGAATTGCCcaggctccttgaacatttgaaaGAGTGTACACTCTGATAGAGAAAATTAGTAtttggcttattttcagtcactttgtgaaaACTTTTAGAAATGGgaaacacttcaaaacatgttttCCAGCAtttcacaacaaaacagtgatgtTCTGTATGCTTTATACAAATCTGGAAAGCCCAATACAattggaaaactgggctgagaagtggcaaatggagatCACAGATAAGTGtggagtggttcattttggtaggtcaaatatgatggcagaatgtagtattaatggtaagacttgacgatgtggaggatcagagggatcttggggtccaagtccatagcacACTCAAAGCAgcagcacaggttgactctgtggttaagaaggcatacggtgtattagccttcatcaatcgtggaattgaatttaggagccaagaggtaatgttgcagctatataggaccctggtcagaccccatttggagtgctgtgctcaattctggtcgcctcactacaggaaagatgtggaaactatagaaagggtgcagaggagatttacaaggatgttgcctagattgggaagtatgtcttatgaaaacaggttgagcgaactgggccttttctccttggagcgacggaggatgagaggtgacctgatagaggtgtataagatgatgctgggtgttgatcgtgtggatagtcagaagcttttacccagggctgaaatagttgccacaagaggacacaggtttaaggtgctgggtacaggggagatgtcaggggtaagtttttttttgtttttttttatataaacgcagagagtggtgagtgcgtggaatgggctgctggcaacggtggtggaggcggatatgatagggtctcttaagggacttttagataggtacatggaccttagaaaaatagagggctatgggtaagcctagtaatttctaaggtaaggacacgttcagcacaacttagtgggccaaagggcctgtattgtgctgtaggttttctaagattCTGCCAGCAGGAAGTGAGGCTCTGAGTATGGTTTTGCTACACTTTGTAAATAATTAAAGCAATTTCGCTGAGTGACGACTTTGCTCAAAGACAAATGGATGAAGTGTCTGAGAACGTTGTGTAACATATTTAGGACAACAGAGTTTGCTCTGCAGATGCATGACCCAACTTTGCCAGGCAATAAACCTTTGTTTCTTGATTATGTTCATTTCCTCAAATATGAAAGAATGGTTCAAGAGTCGTTACCTGCAAGCGGACTAGAAACAGATATGAATGCAGAATCAATATTCAGGGTTGGTAAGCAATTTTTCAAACAGAAGCACATTCCACTCATCAGCATGCTTGCTTGTGCAACAAGTGAGGCACCATCAATGAATGCACACCATTGTGGGAGTTATTACTTCCTTGAAAAAAATGCTGTACCTAACATATTCACAGACAATGTCTTGTTGCAAACAACTAAGTCTTCAGCTGCACAAATCCTTGAATACTATTATCAGAGCAGTAAGTATAAtcaagttgtggtgaactatgtgcctgtcgggacacgcccctgctgactgctcctgtggctcctcccacaggcccctgtataaaggagacctgcggcctgacgctcggcctcagtctccaggaccttgtatgatagacactcactcctggttccttcttccagtcaataaaagccgatatctcgcctacgtctcagtgtgagttattgatggtgcatcaattttattgactggaagttttaaaacatggaacccgttttgcgtccggaccggttggatttggaccctcaagaccctgacgcagctctcgcttttgaacactggcttgcatgcttccaatcgtacttggcggagcttcgtgcgactgaacccgccgttatgcacagaatcctactctcgagggtctcctccaaagtttactcctttatccgggacctgccgacctacgaaggggcactggacgccctcaaacgacagtacctgcggccggtgaacaccgtctacgcaagacatcgcttagctacccggcaacagcggcctggcgaatcgtgcgctgagtttctccgagcactacagacactcgtccgagcttgtgactgcaagacgctcacggcagaacagcatgcggagctgctggtgcgagacgcctttgtgacgggactgaggtcagtgtacatgcgccagcgactgctggagaactcggatcttaccttaagctcggcgatagagaaggccaacgctctagaagctgcgcggcataacgccgacgctgtccagtcgcgcgattccccgccggttccgtggacgcctcagaccccgccaccgccggctcccgggagcgaattcgccaacgccgccgccagtcgccattccacgagctccccgacccagaccacggctgtggcccgtaagaaactcgggccttgttatttctgtggccaaaagaaacatcctcgacaacgctgtccagcgcgagaagcgacctgctccagctgcggaaagcggggccacttcgccaaggtctgtaagtctcaatctcgagcggagtgcagcgctgcgggtgaaacgtgggggccgccatcttgcatgccgggatgtgggcggccatctttgtcgacgtcagcacgccccgcccccgatcctcggatgctgaccgggtaccccggatgtgagcggccatctttgtcggcgtcagcatgccccgcccccgaccctccgatgctgaccgggtaccccgacggcgatccaactctggccactgtgactctcgaccaaagcgccccacaccagcttgcaagatccatgatggacatccaggtggaggggcattggactggatgcctgtttgacacgggcagcactgggagttttattcacccggacacagtgcaacgctgcggacttgcaacgcggccggtcagtcggaggttccatttggcttctgggtcgcagtccgcagacatccgggcgggttgtgtagcgactttggtggtgcaaggcacagtatatcaggactttgaactgctggtcatgcctaatctgtgtgcacctgtgctattggggctggacttccagagccatctcgaaagtgtgactatggtatacgacgggcccctcccaccactcactgtcaagaatcctcagttttgtgggacttcttcacataccccgctactgaccacacacacacacggacacacacatcccatccagaaccaggccaacagctgcgctaccgacacttgcagcctctccactctcaagatcccttccccaccgctgttcgccaacctgacccccgactgtaaacctgtggcaaccaaaagcaggaggtacagcgcgggggaccgggccttcattcggtcggaggtgcagcggctgctcagggaggggatcattgagccgagcacaagcccttggagggcccaggtggttgttgttcggactgggcagaaaaataggatggtggtggactatagtcaaaccatcaataggtttacgcagcttgacgcataccccctaccccgcatcgcggatatggtcaaccagattgctcagtataaggtgtactcgacaatagatctgaaatccgcttatcaccagctccccatctgcccagaggaccgcccctacaccgccttcgaggcgggcggccggctctatcacttcctgcgcgtccctttcggtgtcacgaatggtgtctctgtcttccagagggaaatggaccggatggtggaccagtaccaactgcaggccacatttccctatctggataacatcaccatctgtggtcatgacaggccagatcacgacgccaacctccaacggtttctccaagtggccgcagctctgaaccttacttataacagggacaagtgtgtttttggtaccacccgccttgctatacttgggtatgtcgtggaaaacggggttattgggcctgatcccgaacgtatgcgccccctgttagagctccctcttcccaccactctcaaggccctcagacggtgcctggggtttttttcctattacgcccaatgggtcccccattacgcagacaaggctcgccccctggtcaagtctacctcgtttcccctctctgctgaggcctgcgcggccttcaactgcattaaagcggacattgccaaagctacgatgcatgcagtggacgagaccgctcccttccaagtggagtgtgatgcctccgatttcgctctggctgctacccttaatcaggaaggcagaccagtagcattcttttctcgcaccctccaaggctctgaaattcggcactccgcggtggagaaagaagcccaggccatagtggaggctgttaggcactggaggcactatcttgctggcaaaagattcactgtgctgaccgaccagcgctcggttgcgttcctgttcagcaaccaacagcggggcaagatcaaaaatgataagattttgcggtggaggatagaactctccacctacacctatgatatcctgtaccggcctggcagactcaatgagccccctgatgccctatcccggggaacatgtgctagcacacagctcgaccagctgtacgcccttcatgcacaactttgccatccgggggtcacccgattttaccattttgtgaaagctcggaacctgccgtactccctggaggacatcaggacgatgaccagggactgccaaatttgtgccgagtgcaaaccgcacttctactgtcctgacacggcacaacttgtcaaggccacccgcccttttgaacgcctgagtgttgactttaagggcccccttccctccactgaccgcaatgtctattttctcagtgttattgacgagttctcacggttcccctttgccatcccctgccccgacaccactgccacgtccgtcataaaagccctgcgccagctcttcactctgttcgggtatccctgctatatccacagtgatagagggtcctcctttatgagtgaggagctgcgccagtacttgctagctaggggcattgctaccagtcggaccacgagttataatccccggggtaatggccaggtagagcgggagaatgccacagtgtggaaggccacacttttagcccttaagtccaaagggttgccggtctctcgatggcaggaggtcctccctgaggcactgcactctatccgctctctgttatgtacgtccaccaatgccacccctcacgaacgcctattctcttttcccaggaagtctgtcactgggaccaccctaccagtttggctgacgtccccggggccagtgctgctccggaaacatgtgaggagcaataaatactccccgctggtggagagggttcaccttctccatgcgaacccccagtatgcttacgtggtcttacctgatgggcgggaggacacggtctccatccgcgacctggcacccgcaggtgcagcagaccactaccctgaaggctctccggtaactgtgaaccctgcaccagaggtgacaccgtacgcaccaggccctacacagactcctcacgacacttgtataccgggcgtttcgtacgcgtttataccaggcgcctcgcacatgcatgagggatcaccggcgcctagtgggcaagaacacgcgcaacccccgtcccctgtgcaatcgccaatgttgccggcacctatggggtcacagccggtgctacgtagatcgcagcgacagattcgaccgcctgatcggcttgacttgtaagaaccttcgctacatgaggactttttcaaacgaagggggggtgaatgtggtgaactatgtgcctgtcgggacacgcccctgctgactgctcctgtggctcctcccacaggcccctgtataaaggagacctgcggcctgacgctcggcctcagtctccaggaccttgtatgatagacactcactcctggttccttcttccagtcaataaaagccgatatctcgcctacgtctcagtgtgagttattgatggtgcatcacaagtcCCATTGTCTCAGTTCTCAGCTATTTTGCAAGGTTTGCATTAAGAATGATAAACAATTTGAACACTTGCTATTGCACACAGAATTCAGATAGCTCTCAAAACGATTCtgcctggaatgtttttgtgctTCTTGAAACAGTGTTAAAATTTTTTGAAGGGTCAAA from Hypanus sabinus isolate sHypSab1 chromosome 3, sHypSab1.hap1, whole genome shotgun sequence carries:
- the LOC132390734 gene encoding uncharacterized protein LOC132390734 — translated: SNQQRGKIKNDKILRWRIELSTYTYDILYRPGRLNEPPDALSRGTCASTQLDQLYALHAQLCHPGVTRFYHFVKARNLPYSLEDIRTMTRDCQICAECKPHFYCPDTAQLVKATRPFERLSVDFKGPLPSTDRNVYFLSVIDEFSRFPFAIPCPDTTATSVIKALRQLFTLFGYPCYIHSDRGSSFMSEELRQYLLARGIATSRTTSYNPRGNGQVERENATVWKATLLALKSKGLPVSRWQEVLPEALHSIRSLLCTSTNATPHERLFSFPRKSVTGTTLPVWLTSPGPVLLRKHVRSNKYSPLVERVHLLHANPQYAYVVLPDGREDTVSIRDLAPAGAADHYPEGSPVTVNPAPEVTPYAPGPTQTPHDTCIPGVSYAFIPGASHMHEGSPAPSGQEHAQPPSPVQSPMLPAPMGSQPVLRRSQRQIRPPDRLDL